A genomic region of Elaeis guineensis isolate ETL-2024a chromosome 9, EG11, whole genome shotgun sequence contains the following coding sequences:
- the LOC140851531 gene encoding probable glycosyltransferase 2, with protein MGQVRDRGGLPTARAGGGSRRRQIQKTLNNLKITVLCGFVTILVLRGTIGVGNLGRPGADADSDQKVIEDIDRILREIRSDSDPDDEERPPLDSSSNSTSLSAANSTATAALAAAKNYTLGPKISDWDEQRRRWLRENPGFPSQVAGGNPRILLVTGSPPNPCDNPIGDHYLLKSTKNKIDYCRLHGIEIVYNMAHLDRELAGYWAKLPLIRRLMLSHPEVEWVWWMDSDALFTDMAFEIPISRYDAHNLVIHGYPDLLFDQHSWIALNTGSFLLRNCQWSLDLLDAWAPMGPKGPIREEAGRILTANLKGRPAFEADDQSALIYLLLSQQERWGNKVYIENSYYLHGFWAGLVERYEEMMEKYHPGLGDERWPFVTHFVGCKPCGSYGDYPVEKCLGSMERAFNFADNQVLRLYGFGHRGLSSPKIKRIRNQTATPLEVKDKLSLQAGISS; from the coding sequence ATGGGTCAAGTGAGGGACCGCGGCGGCCTCCCCACCGCCCGAGCCGGCGGCGGATCTCGCCGGCGGCAGATTCAGAAGACCTTGAACAACCTGAAGATCACCGTCCTCTGCGGCTTCGTCACCATCCTCGTCCTGCGCGGCACCATCGGCGTCGGCAACCTCGGCAGACCCGGCGCCGACGCCGACTCCGACCAGAAGGTCATCGAGGACATCGACCGCATTCTCCGCGAGATCCGCTCCGATTCCGACCCCGACGACGAAGAACGCCCGCCTCTCGACTCCTCCTCCAACTCGACCTCCCTCTCCGCCGCCAATTCCACAGCCACCGCCGCCCTGGCGGCGGCCAAGAACTACACCCTCGGCCCCAAGATCTCCGACTGGGACGAGCAGCGCCGGCGGTGGCTGAGGGAGAACCCCGGCTTCCCGTCCCAGGTTGCCGGCGGCAATCCCCGCATCCTCCTCGTCACCGGATCGCCGCCCAACCCTTGCGACAACCCCATCGGCGACCACTACCTTCTCAAATCCACCAAGAACAAGATCGACTACTGCCGCCTCCACGGGATCGAGATCGTATACAACATGGCCCATTTGGATCGGGAGCTCGCGGGGTACTGGGCGAAGCTCCCGCTGATTCGCCGCCTGATGCTTTCCCACCCGGAGGTGGAGTGGGTCTGGTGGATGGACAGCGACGCCCTCTTCACCGACATGGCCTTCGAGATCCCGATCTCCCGCTACGATGCCCACAATCTTGTCATCCATGGCTACCCGGATCTCCTCTTTGACCAGCATTCTTGGATTGCCCTAAACACCGGCAGCTTCCTCCTCCGCAATTGCCAGTGGTCGCTGGATCTTCTCGACGCCTGGGCTCCGATGGGTCCCAAGGGGCCGATTCGGGAGGAGGCCGGCCGGATCCTCACTGCCAACCTCAAAGGCCGGCCGGCGTTCGAGGCGGACGACCAGTCCGCCTTGATTTACCTGCTTCTGTCGCAGCAGGAGCGGTGGGGCAACAAAGTCTACATCGAGAATTCCTATTACCTCCACGGTTTTTGGGCCGGCCTGGTGGAGCGTTATGAGGAGATGATGGAGAAGTACCACCCGGGGCTAGGGGACGAGAGGTGGCCCTTCGTGACGCACTTTGTCGGGTGCAAGCCCTGCGGTAGCTACGGGGATTACCCGGTTGAGAAATGCCTTGGCAGCATGGAgagggccttcaactttgccgaCAACCAGGTCCTCCGGCTTTATGGGTTTGGTCACAGGGGCTTGTCGAGCCCCAAGATCAAGCGGATCAGGAACCAGACGGCAACCCCTCTCGAGGTCAAGGATAAGCTAAGCCTTCAAGCTGGAATATCCAGTTGA